The proteins below are encoded in one region of Thermosulfurimonas marina:
- a CDS encoding beta-barrel assembly-enhancing protease has protein sequence MRRVLLLILLFFWALPALALMSPEEEAELGQKILSEIRAQAQIIEDPEITQYLERIGHRLLRQAGPHYFPFRFLVLKDSSLNAFALPGGYIFFTSGLIEEVDREDELAAVMAHEMAHVQARHVARRLEALKRLQIATAGLSLAGLLLGGGKAGSAVAVTSSALALTRALAYSRADEEEADRLGFEYLVKAGYDPAAFLSILEKITRHRWLLTETGPNYLLTHPAPPERITYLENLVRRYPSPKKTSGDPLYLRRLQVRLKVLTHDPGTLVVRYREALKLSEDPMLHYGLGLALARSRFFNEALHELSRVVQAFPDRDYFRLDLAQVYFEAGRYREAEAWLKDYLSRHPGNLRARWLLARTYQELRRPKEALSAFEALAEKLSDLPEFHYHYGRLLSETGHEGRAHYQFGRYFALKGDLRVARYHYRQALKYLPAKDPLREEIARKLKALDSHKS, from the coding sequence ATGCGGCGGGTCCTTCTTTTGATCCTTTTATTTTTTTGGGCCCTTCCGGCCCTGGCCCTCATGAGCCCGGAAGAGGAGGCCGAGCTGGGCCAGAAGATCCTCTCGGAGATCCGGGCCCAGGCCCAGATCATTGAAGATCCGGAAATCACCCAGTACTTAGAACGTATCGGACACCGGCTCCTGCGCCAGGCTGGCCCCCACTACTTTCCCTTCCGCTTCTTGGTCCTGAAGGACAGTTCCCTTAACGCCTTTGCTCTTCCCGGAGGGTATATCTTCTTCACCTCCGGCCTGATCGAGGAGGTGGACCGCGAAGACGAACTGGCCGCGGTCATGGCTCACGAAATGGCCCACGTGCAGGCACGCCATGTGGCCCGGCGGCTTGAGGCCTTAAAACGGCTCCAGATCGCCACCGCCGGCCTTTCCCTAGCCGGCCTCCTCCTGGGAGGAGGAAAAGCCGGAAGCGCCGTGGCCGTCACCTCCTCGGCCCTGGCCCTTACCCGGGCCCTGGCCTACAGCCGAGCCGACGAAGAAGAAGCCGACCGTTTGGGCTTTGAATACCTGGTGAAGGCAGGCTACGATCCCGCGGCCTTTCTCTCCATCCTGGAGAAGATCACCCGGCACCGCTGGCTTCTTACGGAAACTGGCCCCAATTACCTTCTCACCCATCCTGCTCCCCCGGAACGGATTACCTATCTCGAAAACCTGGTGCGGCGCTACCCCTCCCCCAAGAAAACCTCTGGGGACCCCCTATATCTTCGCCGACTCCAGGTACGCCTCAAAGTCCTCACCCACGACCCCGGCACTTTAGTGGTCCGTTATCGGGAGGCCCTGAAGCTCTCCGAGGATCCCATGCTCCATTACGGCCTGGGATTGGCCCTGGCCCGGAGCCGCTTCTTTAACGAGGCCCTCCACGAACTCTCCCGAGTGGTCCAGGCCTTTCCAGACCGGGATTATTTCCGCCTGGATCTGGCCCAGGTCTATTTCGAGGCCGGACGCTACCGGGAGGCCGAGGCCTGGCTTAAGGACTATCTCTCGCGCCATCCGGGAAATCTCCGGGCCCGCTGGCTTTTGGCCCGCACCTATCAGGAACTCCGCCGCCCAAAGGAGGCCCTTTCCGCCTTTGAGGCCCTAGCCGAAAAGCTTTCCGATCTTCCCGAATTTCACTATCACTATGGACGCCTCCTTTCGGAAACCGGCCATGAAGGCCGGGCCCACTACCAGTTTGGCCGCTACTTCGCCCTTAAAGGGGACCTCCGGGTGGCCCGGTATCACTACCGCCAGGCCCTGAAATATCTTCCCGCAAAAGACCCCCTGAGAGAGGAAATTGCCCGGAAGCTCAAGGCGCTGGATTCCCATAAATCTTGA
- a CDS encoding DUF342 domain-containing protein, producing MSVREELQKKGYQVGNFLLRTSKEEMEVWVEGGIPEGENWEELKRQMEDLGITGILERPEVREDGRVIVARGTPPVPGEDARLELLVDLSHGPREVDKHRVNFREMNLVVSVRAGTPVVKKIPPRPGQPGHNIWGEIISPPPVKDVDLIPGEGFRLDQENQVLIAERSGCVVEKQGRLSIEPTYTLEGDVDWESGNIRFFGEKLTISGGVKRGFRVEAEGEVEIGGGVEDAARIVVQGNLTIRGLIHGEKAYIECSGDAVLHSVEYATIKVGGNLTVRDYLLQARVKVGRNLTVVEGRGLVAAGEIQVGEEATVKVAGNDSFVPTVFRIGAPPDLYEEIEHLRGELSLLDETTEKLRKAVALGLKLKKEGKLTPEKLKILAKLQKVYGEKLRAQAEAQERLREKEEALKAYGEYTFKILERAFPGVRVFIGRHEHQVKELLQGPGEFYLEEGQVKFRPLSQEEAS from the coding sequence GTGAGCGTACGGGAGGAGCTCCAGAAAAAGGGTTACCAGGTAGGAAACTTCCTCCTGCGGACCTCAAAGGAGGAAATGGAGGTCTGGGTGGAGGGGGGAATCCCGGAGGGAGAGAACTGGGAGGAACTCAAGCGCCAGATGGAAGACCTCGGGATCACCGGTATCCTTGAGCGGCCCGAGGTCCGAGAAGACGGACGGGTGATTGTGGCCCGAGGAACCCCTCCGGTGCCGGGAGAAGACGCCCGGCTGGAACTCCTGGTGGATCTTTCTCACGGCCCCAGGGAGGTGGACAAACATCGGGTCAACTTCCGGGAGATGAACCTGGTGGTTTCCGTCCGGGCCGGCACCCCGGTAGTCAAAAAGATCCCCCCGCGTCCCGGCCAGCCCGGACACAACATCTGGGGAGAGATCATCTCCCCTCCTCCGGTCAAAGATGTGGACCTTATCCCGGGAGAGGGTTTCCGTTTGGATCAAGAAAACCAGGTCCTCATCGCCGAAAGATCCGGCTGTGTGGTAGAAAAACAGGGCCGTCTGAGCATCGAGCCCACCTACACTCTTGAAGGGGATGTGGACTGGGAGTCCGGAAACATCCGCTTCTTTGGAGAAAAACTCACCATCTCCGGCGGGGTAAAGCGAGGTTTTCGGGTAGAAGCCGAAGGGGAGGTGGAGATCGGAGGTGGAGTGGAGGATGCGGCCCGGATCGTAGTTCAGGGCAACCTGACTATCAGGGGGCTCATCCACGGGGAGAAAGCCTATATTGAATGTTCCGGAGACGCCGTCCTTCACAGTGTGGAGTACGCCACCATCAAAGTAGGGGGAAATCTTACCGTAAGGGATTACCTCCTTCAGGCCCGAGTGAAGGTGGGCCGAAACCTTACCGTGGTCGAAGGGCGAGGCCTGGTGGCCGCCGGGGAGATCCAGGTGGGAGAGGAGGCCACGGTGAAGGTGGCTGGAAACGATTCCTTTGTGCCCACCGTGTTTCGGATCGGGGCCCCGCCGGATCTCTACGAAGAAATTGAACACCTCCGGGGAGAACTCTCCCTTCTGGATGAGACCACGGAAAAATTACGCAAGGCGGTAGCCCTGGGGCTCAAATTAAAAAAGGAAGGGAAGCTCACCCCGGAGAAGCTCAAAATTCTGGCCAAGCTTCAAAAGGTCTATGGCGAAAAACTCCGGGCCCAGGCCGAGGCCCAGGAGAGGCTCCGCGAAAAGGAAGAAGCCCTTAAGGCCTATGGGGAATACACCTTCAAGATCCTGGAAAGGGCCTTTCCTGGGGTGCGGGTCTTTATCGGCCGCCACGAACACCAAGTAAAGGAGCTCCTCCAAGGGCCCGGAGAATTTTATTTGGAAGAAGGGCAGGTCAAGTTCCGGCCTTTAAGCCAGGAAGAGGCTTCTTAG
- a CDS encoding ParB/RepB/Spo0J family partition protein, protein MPAKKKRLGRGLAALLPEAEGELREVPVEAILPSPFQPRRRFSEEDLQELAESIREKGVLQPLLVREVGAGTYELVAGERRLRAARMAGLREVPVLVKNFSDEEALAVALVENLQREDLNPLEEAEGYRRLMEEFGFSQEEVARRVGKDRSTVANALRLLRLPEEIKEDLWEGRLSAGHARALLALETPELMLAARREVLRRGLSVRETERLVRRLKEGPRPRKTPPEDPDLLALSEELSRLTGARVKVEMARGKPRLRLDFPGLEEAERFLERLRSLFLA, encoded by the coding sequence GTGCCCGCCAAGAAAAAGCGTCTGGGTAGGGGGCTGGCGGCCCTTCTACCGGAGGCCGAAGGGGAGTTGAGGGAGGTCCCGGTGGAGGCCATCTTGCCCTCGCCCTTTCAACCTCGCCGGAGATTCTCTGAAGAAGATCTACAGGAACTGGCCGAATCCATCCGGGAAAAGGGGGTGCTTCAGCCTCTCTTGGTGCGGGAGGTGGGGGCTGGAACTTACGAGCTGGTGGCCGGGGAAAGGAGGCTGCGTGCGGCCCGGATGGCCGGCCTGCGGGAAGTGCCGGTTTTGGTAAAAAACTTCTCCGACGAAGAGGCCCTGGCGGTAGCCCTGGTGGAAAACCTCCAGCGGGAAGATCTCAACCCCCTGGAAGAGGCTGAGGGCTACCGGCGCCTTATGGAGGAATTCGGTTTCTCCCAGGAGGAGGTGGCCCGAAGGGTGGGCAAGGACCGTTCTACGGTGGCCAACGCCTTAAGGCTCCTCCGTCTTCCAGAAGAAATCAAGGAAGACCTCTGGGAGGGCCGTCTTTCGGCAGGCCATGCCCGGGCCCTGCTGGCCCTAGAGACTCCGGAGTTAATGCTTGCGGCCCGCAGGGAGGTCCTGCGCCGGGGACTTTCGGTACGGGAAACCGAGCGCCTTGTGAGGCGCCTCAAAGAGGGCCCTCGACCCAGGAAAACCCCCCCGGAAGACCCGGACCTTTTAGCCCTTTCGGAAGAACTTTCCCGGCTCACCGGGGCCCGGGTGAAGGTGGAGATGGCCCGGGGAAAGCCCCGCTTGCGCCTGGACTTCCCAGGCCTGGAGGAGGCCGAAAGGTTCCTAGAGCGCCTAAGAAGCCTCTTCCTGGCTTAA
- a CDS encoding ParA family protein, producing the protein MILALANQKGGVGKTTVAVNLAAALAERGRRVLLVDTDPQANASSGLGIRVSAERSLYAALVGRVPVEKLLVKTPFGLDLLPSSVELAGAEAEFLELPERERLLQRTLSPLFSRYHFVLVDLPPSLGILTVNGLCASQGVIIPLQCEYYALEGLSLLVRTLRRVREGLNRDLFLFGIILTMYDKRNRLSREVAEEVRRHFRGTVFEEMIPRTVRLSEAPSHGKPITVYDPRGPAAEAFRRLAKEVEERARQEKASG; encoded by the coding sequence ATGATCCTGGCTCTGGCCAACCAGAAAGGCGGGGTGGGCAAGACCACCGTGGCCGTAAATCTGGCTGCGGCTCTGGCCGAACGGGGTCGCCGGGTCCTTCTGGTGGATACCGATCCCCAGGCCAACGCCTCAAGCGGTCTGGGGATAAGGGTTTCGGCGGAAAGATCCCTCTATGCGGCCCTGGTGGGGCGGGTCCCGGTGGAAAAGCTTCTGGTAAAGACCCCCTTCGGCCTGGATCTCCTCCCTTCCTCGGTGGAGCTGGCCGGGGCGGAGGCGGAGTTTCTGGAGCTTCCGGAAAGAGAAAGGCTCCTCCAGCGCACCCTGTCCCCGCTCTTTTCCCGCTACCACTTTGTCTTGGTGGATCTTCCCCCCTCCCTGGGGATCCTTACCGTAAACGGTCTCTGTGCCTCCCAAGGGGTGATCATCCCTCTCCAGTGTGAATACTACGCCCTGGAGGGACTTTCTCTTCTGGTGCGGACCCTGCGGCGGGTGAGGGAGGGCCTCAACCGGGACCTTTTTCTTTTCGGGATCATCCTTACCATGTACGATAAGCGTAACCGCCTCTCCCGGGAGGTGGCCGAGGAGGTGCGGCGGCACTTTCGGGGGACGGTATTTGAGGAGATGATTCCGCGGACGGTTCGGCTTTCCGAGGCCCCCAGCCACGGAAAGCCCATCACGGTCTATGATCCCCGGGGGCCGGCGGCCGAGGCCTTTCGCAGACTAGCCAAGGAGGTGGAGGAACGTGCCCGCCAAGAAAAAGCGTCTGGGTAG
- the groL gene encoding chaperonin GroEL (60 kDa chaperone family; promotes refolding of misfolded polypeptides especially under stressful conditions; forms two stacked rings of heptamers to form a barrel-shaped 14mer; ends can be capped by GroES; misfolded proteins enter the barrel where they are refolded when GroES binds) — translation MAAKEIIYDVQAREKLLAGVDKLANAVKVTLGPKGRNVIIEKTFGSPTITKDGVTVAKEIELEDKFENMGAQMVKEVASKTSDVAGDGTTTATVLAQCIFREGSKLVAAGVNPMALKRGIDKAVEVVVKELEKLAKPCKDRQEIAQVATISANNDETIGNIIADAMDKVGKEGVITVEESKSLETYLDVVEGMQFDRGYISPYFVTDPDKMECVLEDPYILIHDKKISSMKDLLPVLEQVVRSGKPLLVIAEDVEGEALATLVVNKLRGVLNCCAVKAPGFGERRKAMLQDIAILTGGTLISEELGLKLENAQLKDLGRARRVVVTKEHTTIIDGAGKKEDIEARIKQIRAQIEETTSDYDREKLQERLAKLVGGVAVIYVGAATETEMKEKKARVEDALNATRAAVEEGIVPGGGTAYLRCLPALEKLLNEIEDNDEKQGVRIIMRALEEPLRQIAANAGFEGSIIVEKVKAEEGSRGFNAAKGEIEDLMASGVIDPKKVSRTALQNAASIAGLLLTTEAMVAEKPKKEEKTGAGAPPEF, via the coding sequence GCTAGCCAATGCCGTAAAGGTAACCCTGGGCCCTAAGGGGCGGAACGTCATTATTGAGAAGACCTTCGGGTCCCCCACCATTACCAAGGACGGGGTCACGGTGGCCAAAGAGATCGAGCTGGAGGACAAGTTCGAAAACATGGGGGCCCAGATGGTCAAGGAGGTGGCCTCCAAGACCAGCGATGTGGCCGGTGACGGAACCACCACGGCCACCGTACTGGCCCAGTGCATCTTCCGGGAAGGGTCCAAACTGGTGGCTGCGGGAGTAAACCCCATGGCCCTCAAGCGGGGCATTGATAAGGCGGTAGAGGTGGTGGTCAAGGAGCTGGAGAAGCTGGCCAAGCCCTGCAAGGATCGCCAGGAGATCGCCCAGGTGGCTACTATCTCTGCGAACAATGACGAGACCATCGGGAATATCATCGCCGACGCCATGGACAAGGTGGGCAAAGAGGGCGTGATCACCGTAGAGGAGTCCAAGAGCCTCGAGACCTATCTCGACGTAGTAGAAGGGATGCAGTTTGACCGCGGCTACATCTCTCCCTACTTCGTCACCGATCCCGACAAGATGGAGTGCGTCCTCGAGGACCCCTACATCCTGATCCACGACAAAAAGATCAGCTCCATGAAGGATCTCCTCCCGGTTCTGGAGCAGGTGGTCCGTTCCGGGAAACCCCTTCTGGTAATTGCCGAGGACGTAGAGGGCGAGGCCCTGGCCACCCTGGTGGTGAATAAGCTCCGGGGAGTGCTCAATTGTTGCGCGGTAAAGGCCCCGGGCTTTGGAGAGCGGCGCAAGGCCATGCTCCAGGATATCGCCATCCTTACGGGCGGGACCCTGATCTCCGAGGAACTGGGCCTCAAGCTGGAAAATGCCCAGCTCAAGGACCTTGGTCGGGCCCGGCGGGTGGTAGTGACCAAGGAGCACACCACCATCATCGATGGGGCCGGCAAGAAGGAGGACATTGAGGCCCGGATCAAGCAGATCCGCGCCCAGATCGAGGAGACCACCTCGGACTACGATCGGGAGAAGCTCCAGGAGCGGCTGGCCAAGCTGGTGGGCGGCGTGGCGGTCATCTATGTGGGTGCGGCCACGGAGACCGAAATGAAGGAGAAGAAGGCCCGCGTGGAGGACGCTCTGAACGCTACTCGGGCCGCCGTGGAGGAGGGGATCGTGCCCGGTGGTGGTACGGCCTACCTACGGTGCCTGCCGGCCCTGGAAAAACTCCTGAACGAGATTGAAGACAATGACGAAAAACAGGGGGTTCGCATTATCATGCGGGCCCTGGAGGAGCCCTTGCGGCAGATTGCGGCCAACGCCGGTTTTGAGGGCTCCATCATCGTAGAGAAGGTCAAGGCCGAGGAGGGTAGCCGCGGCTTTAATGCCGCCAAGGGCGAGATCGAAGACCTCATGGCCTCCGGAGTGATCGATCCCAAGAAGGTCAGCCGCACGGCCCTCCAGAATGCGGCCTCCATTGCCGGACTGCTTCTCACCACCGAGGCCATGGTGGCCGAAAAGCCCAAGAAGGAGGAGAAGACCGGAGCCGGCGCTCCTCCGGAGTTCTAA
- the plsY gene encoding glycerol-3-phosphate 1-O-acyltransferase PlsY, which yields MFIGLLFVAGAYLLGSIPFALVVARPFGIDPRRAGSGNPGATNVARLLGKKWGALVLALDLGKALLPTALARAYLSGIPEGPWWVAATGLAAFLGHLFPVWLGFRGGKGVASAAGVLAVLCPKALALLLPVFVLAVALSGYVSVGSLAAAALAPLGVKFLYPEPAYFWMTLSMAILIWVKHRANLQRLLRGEEKSWRRA from the coding sequence ATGTTCATAGGTTTGCTTTTTGTGGCCGGAGCCTATCTTCTGGGATCCATCCCCTTTGCCCTGGTGGTGGCCCGGCCCTTCGGGATAGATCCCCGGCGGGCCGGCTCGGGGAATCCGGGGGCCACCAATGTGGCCCGGCTCTTGGGGAAAAAGTGGGGGGCCCTAGTCCTGGCCCTGGATCTGGGAAAAGCCCTCCTTCCCACCGCCTTGGCCCGGGCCTATCTTTCCGGGATTCCCGAGGGCCCCTGGTGGGTGGCGGCCACCGGTTTGGCGGCCTTTCTGGGGCATCTTTTTCCGGTCTGGCTGGGTTTCAGAGGAGGCAAGGGGGTGGCCAGCGCCGCCGGGGTACTGGCCGTGCTCTGTCCCAAAGCCCTGGCCCTCCTTCTTCCGGTCTTTGTCCTGGCCGTAGCCCTTTCCGGATACGTCTCTGTGGGTTCCCTGGCCGCGGCGGCTTTGGCCCCGCTGGGGGTCAAATTCCTCTATCCGGAGCCCGCTTACTTCTGGATGACCCTCTCCATGGCTATTCTCATCTGGGTCAAACACCGGGCCAACCTCCAGCGCCTCCTGCGGGGCGAGGAAAAGAGCTGGCGGAGGGCCTAA